A genomic region of Deltaproteobacteria bacterium contains the following coding sequences:
- a CDS encoding phosphoglucosamine mutase — MAVRLAEKPVEPARKLFGTDGIRGTANVYPMTGELMLQLGRAVAHQIKRGNHRHRVVIGKDTRLSGYMLETALASGLCSMGVDVLLCGPLPTPAISNLTVSMRADAGAVISASHNPYQDNGIKFFSADGFKLPDEVEAEIEDLIANDKLNHLRPTATSIGKAYRIDDAAGRYIVYAKNTFPRHLTLEGVTVVIDCAHGAAYRVAPAVLQELGAKVIVIGNQPDGKNINRGFGAMHPETMCKAVRKTGADLGIALDGDADRLIVSDEHGNVVDGDSVMAICGLDLIRRRALPKKTVVATVMSNMGLDQCLAKAGGRVLRTRVGDRYVLEELRRGGYSFGGEQSGHLIFLENANTGDGTIAALALLAVMMETGRPVSELAQCMDVFPQAQLGLQVKSKPELGSLPGVMRAIRDVEGKLGANGRVLVRYSGTEPKVRVLVEGPDQKQIDAYAAEIAAELKRAIGS, encoded by the coding sequence ATGGCCGTCCGCTTGGCAGAGAAACCGGTAGAGCCTGCGCGCAAGCTGTTCGGGACCGACGGAATCCGCGGCACGGCCAACGTGTACCCGATGACCGGCGAGCTGATGCTCCAGCTCGGCCGGGCCGTCGCCCATCAGATCAAGCGCGGCAACCATCGCCATCGGGTGGTGATCGGCAAGGACACGCGGCTCTCCGGCTACATGCTGGAGACGGCGCTCGCTTCCGGGCTCTGCAGCATGGGAGTCGACGTGCTGCTCTGCGGCCCGCTGCCGACGCCCGCCATCTCCAACCTGACGGTCTCGATGCGCGCCGACGCCGGGGCGGTGATCAGCGCGTCGCACAATCCCTATCAGGACAACGGGATCAAGTTCTTCAGCGCCGACGGCTTCAAGCTGCCCGATGAGGTCGAGGCCGAGATCGAGGACCTGATCGCGAACGACAAGCTGAACCACCTGCGGCCGACTGCCACCAGCATCGGCAAGGCGTACCGGATCGACGACGCCGCCGGGCGCTACATCGTCTACGCCAAGAACACGTTCCCGCGGCACCTGACCCTGGAAGGCGTCACCGTCGTGATCGACTGCGCCCACGGCGCCGCCTACCGCGTGGCGCCAGCCGTCCTGCAGGAACTGGGGGCCAAGGTCATCGTCATCGGCAACCAGCCGGACGGAAAGAACATCAACCGCGGCTTCGGGGCCATGCACCCGGAGACGATGTGCAAGGCGGTGCGGAAGACCGGAGCCGATCTCGGCATCGCGCTCGACGGCGACGCCGACCGGCTGATCGTTTCCGACGAGCACGGCAACGTGGTGGACGGCGACTCCGTGATGGCGATCTGCGGCCTCGATCTCATCCGCCGCAGGGCGCTGCCGAAGAAGACGGTGGTCGCGACGGTGATGAGCAACATGGGGCTCGATCAGTGCCTGGCCAAGGCGGGCGGCCGCGTCCTGCGCACGCGCGTCGGCGACCGGTACGTGCTCGAGGAGCTGCGGCGCGGCGGGTACAGCTTCGGCGGCGAGCAGAGCGGCCACCTGATCTTCCTCGAGAACGCGAACACCGGCGACGGCACCATCGCCGCCCTTGCGCTGCTCGCGGTGATGATGGAGACCGGCAGGCCCGTCTCCGAGCTGGCGCAGTGCATGGACGTGTTCCCCCAGGCGCAGCTCGGGCTTCAGGTGAAGAGCAAGCCCGAGCTCGGCTCGCTCCCCGGCGTGATGCGCGCGATCCGCGACGTGGAGGGCAAGCTCGGCGCCAATGGTCGGGTCCTGGTTCGCTACAGCGGCACCGAGCCCAAGGTGCGCGTCCTGGTCGAAGGGCCGGACCAGAAACAGATCGATGCCTACGCCGCGGAGATCGCCGCGGAGCTGAAGAGAGCGATCGGAAGCTGA
- a CDS encoding pyridoxine 5'-phosphate synthase, translating into MRLGVNIDHVATLRQARKGRYPDPVAAAALAELGGADQITLHVREDRRHVNDRDLDVLRKTVNGTLNLEMAAVQPMLNLALQHRPDTATLVPERREELTTEGGLDVISNREEIRRVAQSLRDASIEVSLFVDPDLEQIKASHRADAQAVELHTGRYCEARTSRDRARELARIVEGAKAATKLGLRVAAGHGLDYWNVKPVAEIAEITELNIGYAIVCRAILTGLERAVRDMKDLIG; encoded by the coding sequence ATGCGGCTCGGCGTCAACATCGATCACGTCGCCACCTTGCGGCAGGCGCGCAAGGGCCGCTATCCCGATCCGGTCGCCGCCGCCGCCCTCGCCGAGCTGGGCGGAGCGGACCAGATCACCCTTCACGTGCGCGAGGATCGGCGGCACGTCAACGACCGCGACCTGGATGTGCTCCGCAAGACCGTGAACGGCACCCTGAATCTGGAGATGGCCGCGGTTCAGCCGATGCTGAACCTGGCGCTCCAGCACCGCCCCGACACGGCGACCCTCGTTCCGGAACGCCGGGAAGAGCTCACCACCGAGGGCGGTTTGGACGTCATCTCCAACCGCGAGGAGATCCGCCGCGTGGCGCAATCGCTGCGCGACGCGAGCATCGAGGTCTCCCTCTTCGTCGACCCCGACCTGGAGCAGATCAAGGCCAGCCACCGCGCCGACGCCCAGGCCGTCGAGCTGCACACCGGTCGCTACTGCGAGGCGCGCACCTCGAGGGACCGCGCCCGCGAGCTGGCCCGCATCGTCGAAGGCGCCAAGGCGGCGACCAAGCTCGGGCTCCGCGTCGCCGCCGGCCACGGCCTCGACTACTGGAACGTCAAGCCCGTGGCGGAGATCGCCGAGATCACCGAGCTGAACATCGGCTACGCGATCGTCTGCCGGGCGATCCTCACCGGCCTCGAGCGGGCGGTGCGCGACATGAAGGACCTGATCGGATGA
- a CDS encoding NAD(P)H-hydrate dehydratase: MRLLTAAGQRELDRLAAAEAALPTRVLMESAGGAVARAVLELQPRKVVAFCGPGNNGGDGSVAARLLRETIPEVYVWFTRSPDGLKGDAALAAKAWQAAGGEDAKKTLRGGPGVVLIDAVFGSGLSRPPEGAEAEAIRAMNSARERGAKIVAVDVPSGIDADTGHVYPVHVARADLTVTLHAPKRGLYLHPGADCAGRIAVAPIGIPRALEEKLSGPVCELIDEEWARAQIPARPRNAHKNDFGHVLVIAGSAGKTGAAALVCEAALRAGAGLVTLAARPEVGAALHGVPEAMFAALPGSGPLAAADLPPLREALKGKSALAIGPGIHRGPETGPLIGELVAGAEVTVLDADALNALAEHRDRIAEWFRKAPTRPLLTPHPGEFARLTGEETERALSDRVESAVRAAQRFGGCVALKGAHTVIADPEGSSAICAAGNPGMATAGTGDVLTGIAAALLARRSGIGGTSERGRLAVFVHAMAGDLAAAEIGETPLVASDIVRIGLPRLFRRWGR, from the coding sequence ATGAGGCTGCTGACCGCCGCCGGGCAGCGCGAGCTGGATCGGCTCGCCGCGGCGGAGGCGGCGCTGCCCACCCGGGTCCTGATGGAGAGCGCTGGGGGCGCCGTCGCGCGCGCGGTGCTCGAGCTGCAGCCGAGAAAGGTGGTCGCCTTCTGCGGCCCGGGAAACAACGGCGGCGACGGATCCGTCGCCGCGCGCCTGCTGCGTGAAACCATCCCGGAGGTCTACGTCTGGTTCACGCGATCGCCGGACGGCCTGAAAGGCGACGCCGCTCTGGCTGCGAAGGCGTGGCAGGCGGCGGGCGGCGAGGACGCGAAAAAGACGCTGCGCGGCGGACCCGGCGTCGTCCTCATCGATGCCGTGTTCGGCAGCGGTCTTTCCCGTCCGCCCGAGGGCGCGGAGGCGGAGGCCATCCGGGCGATGAATTCCGCCCGCGAGCGGGGCGCGAAGATCGTCGCGGTCGACGTGCCCAGCGGCATCGACGCGGACACCGGGCACGTCTATCCCGTGCACGTCGCGCGGGCCGACCTGACGGTGACCCTGCACGCGCCGAAGCGCGGACTGTATCTGCATCCCGGAGCCGACTGCGCCGGGCGCATCGCCGTTGCGCCGATCGGGATTCCGCGTGCGCTGGAAGAGAAGCTTTCGGGGCCGGTGTGCGAGCTGATCGACGAGGAATGGGCGCGAGCGCAGATCCCGGCGCGGCCGCGGAACGCGCACAAGAACGACTTCGGGCACGTGCTGGTCATCGCCGGATCGGCCGGAAAGACCGGAGCGGCTGCCCTGGTTTGCGAAGCGGCGCTGCGGGCCGGGGCCGGGCTCGTGACGCTCGCCGCAAGGCCGGAGGTCGGGGCGGCCCTCCACGGCGTCCCCGAGGCGATGTTCGCGGCGTTGCCCGGAAGCGGTCCGCTCGCTGCGGCGGACCTGCCGCCGCTGCGCGAGGCACTGAAGGGAAAGAGCGCGCTCGCGATCGGGCCGGGGATTCACCGGGGCCCGGAGACCGGGCCTCTGATCGGTGAGCTGGTCGCGGGCGCGGAGGTGACGGTGCTCGATGCCGACGCGCTGAATGCGCTCGCCGAACATCGGGACCGGATCGCCGAATGGTTCCGCAAGGCGCCCACCCGGCCGCTGCTCACGCCGCACCCGGGCGAGTTCGCGCGCCTCACGGGCGAGGAGACCGAGCGCGCTCTCTCGGACCGCGTCGAATCGGCGGTACGCGCGGCGCAGCGCTTTGGCGGCTGCGTCGCGCTCAAGGGAGCGCACACCGTGATCGCCGACCCGGAAGGATCCAGCGCCATCTGCGCCGCCGGGAATCCGGGGATGGCGACCGCGGGGACGGGCGACGTCCTCACGGGCATCGCCGCCGCCCTGCTGGCGAGGCGCTCCGGCATCGGCGGAACGTCCGAGCGGGGCCGGCTCGCCGTCTTCGTCCACGCGATGGCCGGCGACCTCGCCGCGGCGGAGATCGGCGAGACGCCCCTGGTGGCCAGCGACATCGTCCGCATCGGCCTGCCGCGGCTCTTCCGGCGCTGGGGACGATGA
- the tsaE gene encoding tRNA (adenosine(37)-N6)-threonylcarbamoyltransferase complex ATPase subunit type 1 TsaE: protein MIVRELLLRTPAATRALGKKLGAILQPGDFVALTGELGAGKTLFVKAVAEGAGAEAASSPSFALVNRYRGPVLLQHLDLYRVSGPGELFSLGFDDLLAEPAATLCEWADRAPGALPADRLEIAFEHAGARSRKVRLHATGSRAEKLLAAIASL from the coding sequence ATGATCGTCCGGGAGCTGCTCCTCAGGACTCCCGCGGCGACGCGCGCCCTGGGGAAGAAGCTCGGTGCAATCCTGCAACCGGGAGACTTCGTGGCGCTCACCGGCGAGCTCGGCGCGGGAAAGACGCTGTTCGTCAAGGCCGTCGCCGAGGGCGCCGGAGCCGAGGCTGCGAGCTCTCCGAGCTTCGCGCTCGTGAACCGCTATCGCGGCCCGGTGCTCCTGCAGCATCTCGACCTGTATCGCGTTTCCGGTCCCGGCGAGCTGTTCTCCCTCGGATTCGATGACCTGCTGGCCGAACCGGCAGCGACTCTCTGCGAATGGGCCGACCGCGCGCCGGGCGCATTGCCCGCCGATCGGCTGGAGATCGCCTTCGAGCACGCGGGCGCGAGGTCGCGCAAGGTGCGCTTGCATGCCACAGGTTCGCGGGCGGAAAAGCTGCTCGCCGCCATCGCCTCCTTATGA
- a CDS encoding class II glutamine amidotransferase has translation MCRLFGCRSRAVDAVSHELFHGANALRVQSREHPDGWGVGWYEDGVPRVVRSLTPAHGDADFEKLSQFVSAQTVLAHVRKASVGRVAEDNTHPFQRGPWLFAHNGTIPDWDRVRAPLEALIDPSLRDELRGETDSERCFLLFLSLLRRRCELERANAEAAGAAMAETVALVREIAEHGEHRASTTFLATDGRVLLACRRGRTLFLSSPAPDRHGESGYVAIASEDPGEPPPGGKRAWRLLPEEALVVVDERLRLTVTSILPQ, from the coding sequence ATGTGCCGTCTCTTTGGCTGCCGCTCACGCGCCGTCGACGCCGTATCCCATGAGCTCTTTCACGGCGCAAACGCACTCCGCGTGCAAAGCCGTGAGCATCCCGATGGTTGGGGCGTCGGCTGGTACGAAGACGGCGTGCCGCGTGTGGTCCGCAGTCTCACTCCTGCCCACGGCGACGCAGATTTCGAGAAGCTGTCGCAGTTTGTAAGTGCGCAGACGGTCCTTGCCCACGTCCGCAAGGCCAGCGTCGGCCGCGTGGCGGAGGACAACACACATCCCTTCCAGCGCGGGCCGTGGCTCTTCGCGCACAACGGCACCATCCCGGACTGGGACCGCGTGCGCGCGCCGCTGGAAGCGTTGATCGATCCGTCGCTGCGGGACGAGCTGCGCGGAGAGACGGACAGCGAACGTTGCTTCCTGCTCTTCCTCTCCCTCCTGCGGCGGCGCTGCGAGCTCGAGCGCGCGAACGCGGAGGCTGCCGGGGCGGCGATGGCGGAGACGGTCGCCCTGGTGCGGGAGATCGCCGAGCACGGAGAGCACAGGGCGAGCACCACGTTCCTGGCCACGGACGGCCGCGTGCTCCTCGCCTGCAGGCGAGGGCGGACGCTGTTTCTCTCCTCACCCGCGCCGGACCGGCACGGAGAATCCGGATACGTCGCGATCGCCAGCGAGGACCCGGGCGAGCCTCCTCCGGGGGGAAAACGGGCCTGGCGTCTTCTCCCGGAGGAAGCGCTGGTGGTCGTGGACGAGCGTCTGCGGCTGACGGTGACCTCGATCTTGCCGCAGTGA
- the psd gene encoding phosphatidylserine decarboxylase (Phosphatidylserine decarboxylase is synthesized as a single chain precursor. Generation of the pyruvoyl active site from a Ser is coupled to cleavage of a Gly-Ser bond between the larger (beta) and smaller (alpha chains). It is an integral membrane protein.), protein MAELSYTLLRLLPKNTLSRAVGAACRASAPKPVVRAVIRAFARKYGVDLSEAERPIDEYPTFTEFFTRRLRPGARAIAPGELLPVSPVDGTVGELGEIVESRLYQAKDKHYTLAELIGGPQAEQDARQFGGGAFCTIYLAPYDYHRIHAPLGGQISGYVNMPGQLWPVNPTGIRNVDKLFCVNERLTTFLKTPRGACAVVAVGATNVGRIRAVYDDVVTNARRTRQPERKLYERSLRVEKGGELAVFEMGSTVVVLFAPGVKLADRLRPGLAIKLGEALESP, encoded by the coding sequence ATGGCCGAGCTGTCGTACACGCTGTTGCGCCTGCTGCCCAAGAACACGCTCTCGCGCGCGGTGGGCGCCGCCTGCCGCGCGAGCGCGCCGAAGCCCGTGGTGCGGGCGGTGATCCGCGCGTTCGCGCGCAAGTACGGCGTCGACTTGAGCGAAGCGGAGCGCCCGATCGACGAGTACCCGACGTTCACCGAGTTCTTCACCCGCCGCCTCCGGCCTGGAGCGCGCGCCATCGCGCCCGGAGAGCTCCTTCCGGTCAGCCCGGTCGACGGCACGGTGGGAGAGCTGGGCGAGATCGTCGAGTCGCGCCTCTATCAGGCGAAGGACAAGCACTACACGCTCGCGGAGCTGATCGGCGGGCCCCAGGCGGAACAGGACGCGCGGCAGTTCGGCGGTGGCGCGTTCTGCACCATCTATCTCGCTCCCTACGACTATCACCGCATCCATGCGCCGCTGGGCGGACAGATCTCCGGGTACGTCAACATGCCGGGGCAGCTCTGGCCGGTGAACCCGACCGGCATCCGCAACGTGGACAAACTGTTCTGCGTGAACGAGCGCCTGACCACGTTCCTCAAGACGCCGCGCGGCGCTTGCGCGGTGGTTGCCGTGGGAGCGACGAACGTGGGCCGGATCCGCGCCGTCTACGACGACGTCGTCACCAACGCGCGCCGCACGCGGCAGCCGGAGCGGAAGCTGTACGAGCGGTCGCTGCGGGTGGAGAAGGGCGGCGAGCTTGCGGTGTTCGAGATGGGCTCCACGGTGGTGGTCCTTTTCGCGCCCGGGGTGAAGCTCGCCGACCGGTTGCGGCCCGGGCTCGCGATCAAGCTGGGCGAGGCGCTGGAATCGCCATGA